A window from Plasmodium cynomolgi strain B DNA, chromosome 7, whole genome shotgun sequence encodes these proteins:
- a CDS encoding hypothetical protein (putative) yields MKASFLLTCALLLPLLCNAALGQLVSDSRIFLKYKDAYCLYAENVIENNKFEVASDDCDKLAHGNESQITWLSSTNGRLRTQNGLCLKTYKNFLTVSTCSPDLNDKSEMWKIDSEKRLRNENNICAQLAGNKLFAFTCNDLSTREFEIKVFSEDELNFMKAKYAHKKLQNVNEESLQNFHSKSEVLIKSYTEAEGKINKFLNTEKEMIKEKEKIANLMSDIKSLINTSSSLANYGTGALMKIYDNIDINKRINLLRVPLESLEVNEEKLNELGFESGQVKIVIQSFLNPPDDGSYTFVAKNVVGNLTVKVDSKEIISNSDMANETTVRSSLVHLARNKLVPIYIEVSSAGVETNPPMPSFSLFWSSKHTPEQVINSLYLYTTIYEKVCYNAFQKKIDCATTFESVPRENKESHFLCPSECSAEGGPFNNASPNNASPNNAYPSSASLNKATPNGTPPNLEASPPPCYALTSRMCASAVEANLLPHERGGIIKVTIKERTNDEGTSEPCALILPTNMEDNTFKGITDIKLVDMDDFFLNYDANRNLYEGYTGVVTDDKHSLLTKTDLSKRYISDIEINCDKNLRDNYEFSSGSFIVKRIQRSDLTKREESIVVDAFAMFEKYTSADSTPIYLPGWTRKTCNNIQLYIKYRQPNDMMNYPSLLLTCDDTFEEIHFTNENLVVARCLPYCLHNEKPVLGSYIYGPQSAICKSAIHSGIITNKGGGLIQIRKLKNITQSFTSTMTITRNGVMATIADHKNEDSYYLTKPNGSTCNFPRTSHNINESLNSDSSEDALFSFIQTKSYLMDVPPVALVHQKHAVLKNQLVNMHNLYNTESYKRGLLGDRNGPAGGSEAVQSDDHVAHLPDVQQNPQLMDSFNTFQQSYDAEKEHLHKLAKKQKGIFSNLIIKNKQINNLNETLSKLRSEQKKYETFIRENQSSVVSLIKQFALITNRKKMVIEKLEKALANVKPITVQTFEEKYNSTNINDNYVIIDGRSINGSSNWAVERFTNGNLFAAITNDRLIKPGEEDLYASYILQRHTKVYKGFISCDVKIPYEGDVGILIKYRDHNNYSNFVINKKEFYFVEMTDGKRSPPISKRQIKSLPFQLGAWATLFIEFGYKNVRAYINGKYVNGFETKNDSYGHVGVGINNCKEKIFFDKIVIGSLDQAKYYKGARKSITIPSTNDINDFQKVEKTNHSNEKTVSEEATNTDRQIGCKPFTERCNLPLDTNWIVPLNTFWRIHKNFALNSIWADPKRGEQTQRAYPDGHDQIGKIETDGCYLHSEQKRKEEGDLLIPSIILLKSHNVCTNMKSFSLETSISLKPLTKSGVIFRVLSSDDFLSVILDTTQMGGKLYLLKISNGIPYQLNAPTHMPIPPEVWHHLTVSYNGERVNVMLNDELVVNSKLNQRSTELGSVGLITLTGESKFKGISFVPQ; encoded by the exons ATGAAAGCATCCTTCCTTTTAACCTGCGcgctgcttcttccccttttgtgtaaTGCTGCCCTCGGGCAACTTGTGTCCGACAGTAGGATATTTCTGAAGTACAAAGACGCATACTGCCTATATGCCGAAAACGTTAttgaaaataacaaatttgaagtaGCTTCGGATGACTGTGACAAGTTAGCACATGGAAATGAG AGCCAAATCACCTGGCTGTCCTCCACGAATGGAAGACTTAGAACGCAAAACGGACTGTGTCTAAAAACATACAAAAACTTCTTAACCGTTTCGACTTGCTCCCCCGATTTGAACGACAAGTCGGAAATGTGGAAAATCGATTCGGAAAAAAGGCtcagaaatgaaaataacatTTGCGCTCAGCTAGCTGggaataaattatttgccTTCACTTGCAATGACCTATCCACAAGGGAGTTCGAAATTAAGGTCTTTTCCGAGGACGAACTAAATTTTATGAAAgcaaaatatgcacacaaaaagctacaaaatgtgaatgaagaaagtttgcaaaattttcattcaAAATCAGAAGTACTGATTAAGAGCTAcacagaagcagaaggaaaaattaataaatttttaaacacagaaaaagaaatgattaaggaaaaggaaaaaatcgcaaaCTTAATGAGTGACATTAAATCTCTCATAAACACGTCTTCTTCTTTGGCGAATTATGGAACGGGTGCCCTAATGAAAATATACGACAACATtgatataaataaaaggatCAATTTGTTGAGAGTTCCACTCGAAAGTTTAGAagtaaatgaagaaaaattaaacgaaTTGGGATTTGAAAGTGGACAAGTCAAAATTGTCATTCAGAGTTTTCTTAACCCTCCAGATGACGGGAGCTACACATTTGTTGCAAAAAACGTGGTAGGTAATCTGACTGTTAAGGTAGACagtaaagaaattatttcaaaCTCAGACATGGCAAATGAAACAACTGTAAGGAGTTCCCTTGTTCATCTAGCCAGAAATAAACTCGTGCCTATATACATCGAGGTGTCATCTGCAGGGGTAGAAACCAACCCGCCCATGCCATCCTTCTCATTATTCTGGTCTAGCAAACACACACCCGAACAAGTCATAAATTCTCTATACTTGTACACCACTATATATGAAAAGGTTTGCTACAATGCGTTTCAGAAAAAGATAGATTGCGCCACAACCTTCGAGAGCGTACCTAGGGAGAATAAGgaatcccattttttgtgcccctccGAGTGCTCGGCGGAAGGGGGTCCGTTCAATAATGCCTCCCCCAATAATGCCTCCCCTAATAATGCCTACCCCAGTAGTGCCTCCCTCAATAAGGCCACTCCGAATGGGACCCCCCCCAATTTGGAGGCAAGCCCTCCCCCCTGCTACGCGCTAACCTCCCGCATGTGCGCCTCCGCAGTCGAGGCAAATTTGCTGCCACACGAAAGAGGCGGCATCATAAAGGTAACGATAAAAGAGCGAACAAACGATGAAGGCACGTCCGAACCGTGTGCACTGATTCTACCAACGAACATGGAAGACAATACATTTAAAGGAATCACAGACATTAAACTGGTAGACATGGACGATTTTTTCCTGAACTATGACGCGAACAGAAATCTGTATGAAGGGTACACAGGAGTTGTGACGGATGACAAACATTCCCTACTGACAAAAACTGATTTGTCCAAAAGATACATCTCAGACATTGAAATCAATTGTGACAAAAATTTACGAGACAATTATGAATTCAGTTCTGGGTCCTTCATCGTAAAACGGATCCAGCGTTCTGatttaacaaaaagggaagaaagcaTAGTGGTAGATGCATTTGCAATGTTTGAAAAATACACAAGTGCAGATAGTACTCCTATTTATCTACCCGGGTGGACAAGAAAAACGTGTAACAATATTCAGCTGTACATAAAGTATAGACAACCAAACGACATGATGAATTATCCATCTTTATTACTAACCTGCGATGATACATTTGAAGAAATCCATTTTACTAACGAAAACCTTGTAGTTGCACGATGCTTGCCTTACTGTCTCCACAATGAAAAGCCAGTTCTAGGATCCTACATTTACGGACCGCAGTCAGCTATATGCAAATCTGCTATTCACTCTGGTATCATAACAAATAAAGGAGGGGGACTCATACAAATAAGAAAACTGAAAAATATTACTCAGTCATTTACTAGCACCATGACAATAACTAGAAATGGCGTTATGGCTACTATCGCTgatcataaaaatgaagattctTACTACTTAACGAAACCTAATGGATCCACTTGTAACTTCCCAAGAACATCCCACAACATTAACGAGTCGCTAAATTCGGACTCTAGTGAAGATgctcttttctccttcatccAGACGAAGTCATACCTGATGGATGTCCCCCCAGTTGCCCTAGTTCACCAGAAGCACGCCGTTTTGAAGAACCAACTAGTTAACATGCACAATTTGTACAACACAGAAAGTTACAAAAGAGGATTACTAGGCGATAGAAATGGACCTGCGGGGGGAAGTGAAGCGGTTCAAAGCGATGACCATGTTGCTCATTTACCAGACGTACAACAAAACCCGCAACTGATGGACTCTTTTAACACATTCCAGCAAAGCTACGACGCGGAAAAGGAACACCTGcacaaattggcaaaaaaacaaaaaggcattttctccaacttaataataaaaaataaacagataaataatttgaatGAAACCTTGTCCAAGTTGAGAAGCGAGCAAAAGAAGTATGAGACCTTCATCAGGGAGAACCAATCATCCGTGGTGTCTCTCATAAAACAATTTGCACTAATcacaaatagaaaaaaaatggtcatagaaaaattggaaaaggcACTAGCAAATGTCAAACCGATAACCGTACAgacatttgaagaaaaatacaactcAACAAATATAAATGACAACTACGTCATCATTGATGGTAGGAGTATAAACGGGTCATCAAACTGGGCTGTGGAAAGATTCACGAATGGAAACCTCTTTGCGGCTATCACCAATGATAGACTCATAAAACCCGGGGAAGAAGACCTATACGCTTCCTACATCCTCCAGAGACACACTAAGGTGTACAAAGGCTTCATCTCGTGCGACGTTAAAATACCATATGAAGGAGATGTAGGAATCCTCATCAAGTACAGAGACCATAATAATTACtccaattttgtaataaacaaaaaggagttttACTTTGTCGAAATGACAGATGGGAAAAGGAGTCCACCAATTAGTaaaagacaaataaaaagtttgCCCTTCCAGCTAGGGGCATGGGCAACACTCTTCATCGAGTTTGGCTATAAAAATGTTAGGGCTTACATAAACGGGAAATATGTCAACGGatttgaaacaaaaaatgattcaTATGGACACGTAGGAGTTGGAATAAATAActgtaaggaaaaaatattttttgataaaattgtCATAGGTTCTCTCGACCAAGCCAAATACTACAAGGGGGCAAGGAAGTCAATTACCATTCCTTCCACGAACGATATAAATGATTTccaaaaagtggagaaaacaaatcattcaaatgaaaaaacagtCAGCGAAGAAGCCACAAATACAGATAGACAGATTGGGTGCAAACCATTCACAGAAAGGTGCAACCTCCCATTAGACACTAACTGGATTGTTCCTCTAAACACCTTTTGGAGGATTCACAAAAATTTCGCTTTGAACTCAATTTGGGCAGAtcccaaaaggggagaacaAACACAACGTGCTTACCCGGATGGACATGatcaaattggaaaaattgagACCGACGGGTGTTATCTTCATTCCGAGCAGAAAcggaaagaagaaggagatcTGCTCATCCCATCAATCATACTTTTAAAGAGTCACAACGTATGTACCAACATGAAATCGTTTTCGCTCGAAACATCCATTAGCTTAAAACCTTTGACAAAATCTGGGGTCATTTTCAGAGTCCTATCATCTGATGATTTCTTATCTGTCATATTGGACACCACACAAATGGGTGGTAAACTGTATCTCCTCAAAATTAGTAACGGAATTCCATACCAGCTAAATGCACCAACGCATATGCCAATACCCCCGGAAGTGTGGCACCATTTAACGGTGTCTTACAACGGGGAACGCGTGAATGTCATGCTGAATGACGAACTGGTGGTCAATTCGAAACTTAATCAGCGCAGCACCGAGTTGGGAAGTGTAGGGTTGATAACCCTAACCGGGGAATCTAAGTTTAAGGGCATCTCCTTCGTTCCACAGTAA
- a CDS encoding hypothetical protein (putative) — protein sequence MFFNNNNGSQNALNQSSTNNNLNSMGNVGNVNNMGSGGLFNSSMNGQTNLLKNNGFFGSNAMNNQDGTNKNSNLFGNTLNSQDNLNKGNSIFSNNPNDLNKNNSLFGSATSSPSANTSTNSFNQNLFSAAKKDVYPGFTRSLVGNTPNSGSSMFKQSTLGSSIALGSQLNDDRSTEGGGLFSKEQLEAAKQIFANSSNANSLGGFSNNKPNNNNNKLTFSGGFSSSSSAFAKNNVNPFQSMALQATSQGDKSPTSPMLSNNNTTKSFFASANMNNNNEGKITPFGMSSMNTLGSANKMNTFDEFNKSMKPFNQNEGSLFGTKSSANNSTSPPLLNNFNISFSSFSKTNTSDIFKSTNNTSNTPFLSSFNKTTNNENPFSSNSFKSSGEVKSSENSFLFNNSSSSSNMPQTNAFSNSFSLFANNQSAKGITTGNENKDSSPNNILASKPVDGSANMNNTPEEQTKGEKPNDQPGTTTQKEVPQTGQACQSNQGGADKPVETEKEKVLKETPKEKIHSEANKLDDAKITTESLEQSKTLAMEKDNAHDEKKNTQSEQTNSANKDEKTEKTKDSTSGLLKSNSLFGSSFFKSDTKENAPGATSLENSDQNKIATSNFVFSSAGKSETNEKGAPDQKGQMGKPDENPENGETNEKAKKDEKEEAPNEQQHTVSSSKDNSLSEQKASEINFNLKDKPIESVQRSEQKEDKEQPADEEQKGKEPSSAHKPSIFNFNISLSHGSSETKENKEKTDEESKSEVKKASDSDAAAVGATEKTSESKADDKKKFWSFSFTKKKETKDQTESNDLGEKSKSGDFTKSGELPKSGDFKFGEFPKPSDPAKPKDMFESANKLSSFGLGQNSLFGDMNKKNELKNEDPQRGSTVSFPNSSSLFGKAFQPECGKGGFFSGGAEKNNNFSSGINNSSGNPFFSTKASSSMFAPSFGNEKNETQNKSQMFAQKEDEDVDKVGNMINFISLENRKKNVYLSNNLQHEEKNTEKQEVEQTENINQVSENKTVDNQQQYAFNFQLKETKGTLRNNENTKEMNFEDFPFLSEQNAKMQMQKLQMEQQKQLEKDRKNVEKNIRQSESYFKKDLDKEMIIDVISNLSSFVKNKINFMNYCSNEILDIYNKVAHYDKMYSLILEDQIKIEKKQESLEKRLRLIESEQCDMLSLLNELDNENSLGFLKILNEKNVNKDEIINSKNLHLDIENFEKLVDKMCGLEELMNSLHTMGKDDFVNDIINKCYVNDLNCEAIEKQLNGASGELRNMK from the exons ATGTTCTTTAACAACAACAATGGTA GTCAGAATGCGTTAAACCAAAGCAGCACCAATAACAATTTGAATAGCATGGGCAACGTGGGAAACGTGAACAACATGGGTAGCGGTGGGCTCTTCAACAGCAGTATGAATGGCCAGACAAATCTACTAAAAAATAACGGCTTCTTCGGCAGTAACGCCATGAACAATCAGGACGGCACGAACAAAAACAGTAACCTTTTTGGGAACACTCTCAACTCACAGGATAACTTGAACAAGGggaattccattttttcaaacaatCCCAAcgatttaaataaaaataatagccTGTTCGGAAGCGCTACTTCCAGCCCTAGTGCGAACACATCCACGAATAGTTTTAATCAAAATTTGTTTAGTGCGGCGAAGAAAGATGTTTATCCAGGTTTCACGAGGAGCCTGGTAGGAAATACCCCCAATAGTGGCTCCAGTATGTTCAAACAAAGTACCCTAGGCAGCTCCATTGCGTTAGGAAGTCAACTAAATGATGATCGCAGCACAGAAGGTGGAGGTTTATTCTCAAAGGAACAGTTAGAAGCAGCCAAACAAATCTTTGCCAACTCGTCGAATGCAAATTCGTTAGGCGGTTTCAGTAACAACAAACCAAATAACAACAATAACAAATTAACATTTAGTGGAGGATTTTCATCCAGTTCAAGtgcttttgcaaaaaataatgtaaacCCATTTCAGAGTATGGCCCTACAAGCCACATCACAGGGTGATAAATCCCCCACTTCACCTATGCTGAGTAATAACAACACAACCAAGTCCTTCTTTGCTAGTGCTAACATGAACAATAACAATGAAGGGAAGATAACCCCTTTTGGCATGTCCTCCATGAACACCCTCGGATCagcaaataaaatgaacacatTCGACGAGTTTAACAAAAGTATGAAACCATTTAATCAAAATGAAGGCAGTTTATTTGGCACGAAAAGTAGCGCAAACAACAGTACGTCTCCTCCACTccttaacaattttaatatctCTTTCAGTTCATTTTCCAAGACAAATACAagtgacatttttaaatcgaCTAACAACACGAGTAATACTCCCTTTTTGTCGTCGTTCAACAAAACGACCAACAATGAAAATCCATTTTCGTCCAATTCGTTTAAATCGTCCGGCGAAGTCAAGTCAAGTGAAAATTCATTCCTCTTTAACAACTCCAGCAGTAGCAGTAATATGCCACAAACGAATGCCTTCTCAAATAGCTTTTCCCTCTTTGCGAATAACCAGAGTGCAAAAGGCATCACAACGgggaatgaaaataaagacaGTTCCCCTAATAACATTTTAGCAAGTAAACCCGTTGACGGGTCAGCCAATATGAATAACACTCCCGAGGAACAAACCAAAGGAGAGAAACCAAATGACCAGCCTGGAACTACTACCCAGAAGGAAGTTCCCCAAACTGGCCAAGCATGTCAGTCGAACCAAGGTGGTGCTGATAAACCAGTAGAgacggaaaaagaaaaagtgctAAAAGAAACGCCCAAAGAGAAAATACATTCTGAAGCGAACAAACTGGATGacgcaaaaataacaacagaATCGTTGGAACAGAGTAAAACCCTCGCCATGGAAAAAGACAATGCACatgatgaaaagaaaaatacacagAGCGAACAAACAAATTCCGCAAAtaaggatgaaaaaacggagaaaacGAAGGACAGTACCTCCGGTCTCCTCAAAAGTAACTCCCTCTTcggttcttccttctttaaAAGTGACACAAAGGAAAATGCACCAGGGGCTACCAGTTTGGAAAACAGCGATCAGAATAAAATCGCCACGTCCAACTTCGTGTTCAGTTCTGCCGGGAAAAGCGAAACCAACGAAAAGGGAGCCCCCGACCAAAAGGGTCAAATGGGCAAACCGGACGAAAATCCTGAAAATGGTGAAACGAACGAAAAGGccaaaaaagatgaaaaagaagaagcccCAAATGAACAACAACACACAGTGTCCAGTTCTAAGGATAACTCACTCAGTGAACAAAAAGCGAGTGAAATAAACTTCAACTTAAAGGATAAACCTATCGAGAGTGTCCAAAGAAGTGAACAGAAAGAGGACAAGGAACAGCCAGCCGATGAAGAacagaaggggaaagaacCCTCCAGTGCCCATAAACCGtccattttcaattttaacatttcGCTCAGCCACGGATCGAGCGaaacaaaggaaaataaggaaaaaacagaTGAGGAAAGTAAATCCGAGGTTAAGAAAGCATCAGATAGTGATGCCGCCGCCGTGGGCGCAACCGAAAAAACGAGCGAATCGAAAGCGGATGACAAGAAAAAGTTTTGgtccttttcttttaccaagaagaaggaaacgAAGGATCAGACGGAGTCGAATGACCTCGGGGAAAAGAGCAAATCGGGCGACTTCACAAAATCGGGTGAGTTACCCAAGTCGGGTGACTTCAAATTTGGTGAGTTCCCCAAACCAAGTGACCCCGCGAAGCCGAAGGACATGTTCGAGAGCGCCAACAAGCTATCCAGTTTTGGCCTAGGGCAAAACTCTCTTTTTGGCGAtatgaacaagaaaaatgaactaaaaaatgaagacccTCAAAGGGGGAGCACCGTCAGCTTTCCAAATTCTTCGTCCCTTTTTGGAAAGGCCTTCCAACCAGAGTGCGGCAAAGGTGGCTTCTTCTCCGGAGGGGCGGAAAAGAATAATAACTTTAGCAGTGGCATTAACAACAGTAGTGGCAACCCCTTCTTCTCGACAAAGGCGAGCTCTTCCATGTTTGCACCCTCCTtcggaaacgaaaaaaacgaaacacaAAACAAGTCCCAAATGTTTGCGcaaaaagaagatgaagacgTGGACAAGGTAGGCAATATGATAAATTTCATTTCGCtagaaaatcgaaaaaaaaatgtgtacttAAGTAACAATTTACAgcatgaggagaaaaacacaGAAAAGCAAGAAGTTGAACAAactgaaaatataaatcagGTGAGTGAAAACAAAACGGTAGATAACCAGCAGCAATATGCGTTTAATTTCCAACTAAAGGAAACCAAGGGGACCCTtcgaaataatgaaaataccAAAGAAATGAATTTTGAAgacttcccatttttatctgaacaaaatgccaaaatgcAAATGCAAAAGCTACAAATGGAGCAACAAAAACAGCTAGAAAAAGACAGAAAGAAcgtcgaaaaaaatataagacaAAGTGAATCGTACTTTAAGAAGGACCTGGACAAAGAAATGATAATTGACGTCATCAGTAACCTCTCCTcctttgttaaaaataaaatcaattttatgaattattgTTCAAATGAAATATTGGACATATATAACAAAGTGGCTCATTACGATAAAATGTATTCACTCATATTGGAAgaccaaataaaaattgagaaaaaacaagaatCGCTAGAAAAAAGACTAAGACTTATAGAGAGTGAACAGTGCGATATGTTGTCCCTCCTTAACGAATTAGATAATGAAAATTCTCTagggtttttaaaaatcctgaatgaaaaaaatgtaaacaaaGACGAGATTATCAATAGTAAAAACCTCCATCTGGACatcgaaaattttgaaaagctGGTGGACAAAATGTGTGGCTTGGAGGAATTAATGAATTCTCTCCACACCATGGGAAAGGACGATTTTGTGAATGACATTATTAACAAATGCTATGTCAACGATTTGAATTGTGAAGCCATTGAGAAGCAGCTGAACGGTGCGTCCGGCGAGTTGAGAAATATGAAATGA
- a CDS encoding hypothetical protein (putative) has translation MNDVEKNVNHIKEFVQTFYFAKNVEIVIDESSLKSVNKTPKENNASVINLYSCYSVWLCMNEIYPSWFDISIHPAQFDSELDAYECLLKYLNEYHENKFERIIKRVIENLMGLTVNEFIDIYSLVILAALVSDDKQKHINNILSLSHETQKYIHSIVEVLDKENLTESMKNEIKQLKEKVKYLEMENENLTNSLTEKNKTIEENIEKMENLQKQINAACEKSKNQYMTQIEEQERKIHELQSSLEKQTKDRSLLENDLKGKIKELEDEQNILKQENSNIENLQNKINKYKEKLDSLMVVQNINKELEDKLRVIFSTKERCAPIK, from the exons atgaatgatGTTGAAAAAAACGTGAATCACATAAAAGAATTTGTCCagacattttattttgcgaaaaatgtggaaataGTGATCGATGAATCTTCCCTAAAAAGTGTAAATAAAACACCCAAGGAAAATAACGCAAGCGTAATTAACCTATACTCCTGCTACTCGGTGTGGCTATGTATGAATGAGATTTACCCCTCATGGTTTGACATATCGATTCACCCGGCTCAGTTTGATTCGGAGTTG GATGCCTACGAGTGCTTGCTAAAATATTTGAACGAATACCACGAAAACAAGTTCGAAAGGATAATCAAAAGGGTTATCGAAAATTTAATGGGCTTGACAGTGAACGAG TTCATAGATATTTACAGCTTAGTAATTCTGGCTGCCCTCGTCTCGGATGACAAGCAAAAACacataaataacattttgtCCCTTAGTCATGAAacgcaaaaatatatacatagcATTGTGGAGGTTTTGGACAAAGag AATCTGACTGAATCCATGAAAAACGAAATCAAGCAgctgaaggaaaaagtgaaatatctagaaatggaaaatgaaaatttaacCAATTCACTgacagagaaaaataaaacaatcgAGGAGAACATTGAGAAGAtggaaaatttgcaaaaacaaattaatgcaGCTTGCGAAAAGTCCAAAAATCAATATATGACACAGATAGAAGAACAAGAAAGGAAAATCCATGAATTGCAAAGCAGCTTAGAAAAACAAACCAAAGATAGAAGCCTCTTAGAAAATgatttaaaaggaaaaatcaaaGAGTTAGAGGATGAACAAAATATCTTGAAGCAAGAAAATTCCAATATcgaaaatttgcaaaataaaataaataaatataaagaaaagtTGGACAGCCTAATGGTTGTTCAAAATATCAACAAGGAATTGGAGGACAAGCTTagagtaattttttcaactaAAGAAAGATGTGCCcctataaaataa
- a CDS encoding 60S ribosomal protein L32 (putative) codes for MAVKKVGKIVKKRTKKFTRFQSNRFMRVKPAWRKPRGIDCRVRRRYKGTNLMPSIGYGSNKKTKYLLPNNKYKYIVRNVREMEPLIMNNTKYCVQIAHNVSSKKRREIIERAKQMNVSVINAKARLQKTEE; via the exons ATGgcagtaaaaaaagtgggaaaaattgtaaagaaGAGAACAAAGAAGTTCACCCGTTTTCAGTCGAACAGGTTTATGCGTGTTAAG CCTGCATGGAGAAAACCAAGAGGTATTGATTGTCGTGTCAGAAGAAGGTACAAAGGAACGAATTTAATGCCAAGTATTGGCTAcggaagcaacaaaaaaacgaaatatttGTTACCAAATAATAAGTACAAATATATAGTAAGAAATGTGAGAGAAATGGAACCGTTAATTATGAACAACACAAAGTACTGTGTGCAAATTGCTCATAATGTTTCGAGTAAAAAGAGAAGGGAAATCATTGAGAGAGCCAAACAAATGAACGTGTCGGTTATTAATGCCAAAGCTAGGTTACAAAAAACGGAAGAATAA
- a CDS encoding tubulin alpha chain (putative), whose protein sequence is MREVISIHVGQAGIQVGNACWELFCLEHGIQPDGQMPSDKAARANDDAFNTFFSETGAGKHVPRCVFVDLEPTVVDEVRTGTYRQLFHPEQLISGKEDAANNFARGHYTIGKEVIDVCLDRIRKLADNCTGLQGFLMFSAVGGGTGSGFGCLMLERLSVDYGKKSKLNFCCWPSPQVSTAVVEPYNSVLSTHSLLEHTDVAIMLDNEAIYDICKKNLDIERPTYTNLNRLIAQVISSLTASLRFDGALNVDVTEFQTNLVPYPRIHFMLSSYAPVVSAEKAYHEQLSVSEITNSAFEPANMMAKCDPRHGKYMACCLMYRGDVVPKDVNAAVATIKTKRTIQFVDWCPTGFKCGINYQPPTVVPGGDLAKVMRAVCMISNSTAIAEVFSRMDQKFDLMYAKRAFVHWYVGEGMEEGEFSEAREDLAALEKDYEEVGIETNEGEGEDEGYEADY, encoded by the exons atgagagaagTAATAAGTATTCATGTAGGACAAGCTGGTATTCAAGTTGGAAATGCTTGCTG GGAACTGTTTTGCCTAGAACATGGAATACAACCGGATGGTCAAATGCCCTCGGACAAAGCTGCCAGAGCAAACGATGATGCTTTTaatacctttttttcagAAACGGGTGCAGGAAAACAC GTCCCACGTTGCGTCTTCGTCGACCTAGAGCCAACCGTTGTAGATGAAGTGAGAACAGGAACATATCGTCAGTTGTTTCACCCTGAACAATTAATATCAGGAAAGGAAGATGCCGCAAACAATTTCGCAAGAGGTCACTACACCATAGGAAAGGAAGTCATAGATGTGTGCCTAGACAGAATTAGAAAGCTAGCCGATAACTGTACAGGTCTACAAGGCTTTCTAATGTTTAGTGCTGTTGGTGGTGGTACCGGAAGTGGTTTTGGCTGTTTAATGTTAGAAAGATTATCAGTTGATTATGGAAAGAAGTCGAAGCTGAACTTTTGCTGCTGGCCTTCACCTCAAGTATCAACAGCTGTGGTGGAACCATACAACTCAGTTTTGTCCACCCACTCTCTACTAGAACACACCGATGTGGCGATCATGTTAGACAATGAAGCTATCTACgacatatgtaaaaaaaatttggacatCGAAAGGCCCACTTATACAAACTTAAACAGACTAATAGCGCAGGTCATTTCGTCTCTAACGGCTTCTCTACGATTTGATGGTGCCCTAAATGTGGACGTTACAGAGTTTCAAACGAACTTAGTGCCTTACCCACGTATCCACTTCATGTTGTCCTCATATGCTCCAGTTGTTAGTGCTGAAAAGGCTTATCACGAACAATTATCAGTATCAGAAATTACCAATTCGGCTTTTGAACCAGCAAATATGATGGCTAAATGTGATCCTCGTCATGGTAAGTACATGGCTTGTTGTTTAATGTACAGAGGAGATGTTGTCCCAAAGGATGTCAACGCAGCTGTTGCTACGATTAagacaaaaagaacaatTCAGTTTGTTGACTGGTGCCCAACTGGATTTAAATGTGGTATTAATTACCAACCACCGACTGTTGTCCCCGGGGGAGATTTGGCCAAAGTGATGAGAGCCGTCTGCATGATAAGCAACTCCACCGCAATTGCTGAAGTGTTTTCAAGAATGGACCAGAAATTTGACCTCATGTATGCTAAGAGAGCGTTTGTCCACTGGTACGTTGGAGAAGGTATGGAGGAGGGAGAGTTTAGTGAAGCTAGAGAGGATTTGGCCGCTTTGGAAAAAGACTACGAAGAGGTCGGCATCGAGACCAACGAGGGTGAAGGGGAAGACGAAGGATACGAAGCGGATTATTAG